One part of the Truepera radiovictrix DSM 17093 genome encodes these proteins:
- a CDS encoding phenylalanine--tRNA ligase subunit alpha, which translates to MQKAALEEIASAADQAALQALRVKLLGKKGVLTAQLKGLGALSAEARKTRGAAVNETKRALEAAFAARREALEREALARQLLSERLDVTLPGVAFPVGGLHLLTRLTHRLLDVFRSLGYDVAVGPELETDDYNFRMLNFPDEHPARDTQDTFWTEDGRLLRTHTSPVQVRYMLAHRPPFKVVAPGRVFRNEAVDVTHEAMFHQLEALVVGERVTMADMHGAILSMARALFGPETKTRLQPTFFPFVEPGAEFAVWWTNPRTGRGEWLELGGCGMVHPNVFKAVGYENVTGFAFGFGLERLAMVSYGVPDVRYFFNGDLRVLRQFRGPL; encoded by the coding sequence CTGCAAAAGGCGGCGCTAGAGGAGATCGCGAGCGCTGCGGATCAGGCGGCGCTGCAGGCGCTGCGGGTCAAGCTGCTCGGTAAAAAAGGGGTGCTCACCGCGCAGCTTAAAGGGTTAGGCGCGCTCTCGGCCGAGGCGCGTAAAACGCGGGGGGCGGCCGTCAACGAGACCAAACGGGCGCTCGAGGCCGCTTTTGCCGCGCGGCGCGAGGCTTTGGAGCGCGAGGCGCTCGCGCGGCAGCTTCTCAGCGAGCGCCTCGACGTGACGCTCCCGGGCGTCGCCTTTCCGGTCGGCGGCTTGCACCTCCTGACGCGGCTCACGCACCGTCTTCTGGACGTCTTTCGCAGCCTCGGCTACGACGTCGCGGTCGGACCCGAGCTCGAAACCGACGACTACAACTTCCGGATGCTCAACTTTCCCGACGAGCACCCCGCGCGCGACACCCAGGACACCTTCTGGACCGAAGACGGTCGGCTCCTGCGCACCCACACGAGCCCCGTGCAGGTGCGCTACATGCTGGCGCACCGGCCGCCCTTTAAGGTCGTCGCGCCCGGCCGCGTCTTTCGCAACGAGGCGGTCGACGTGACCCACGAGGCGATGTTTCACCAGCTCGAGGCGCTCGTCGTCGGCGAGCGCGTCACCATGGCCGACATGCACGGCGCGATTCTCAGCATGGCGCGCGCGCTCTTCGGCCCGGAGACGAAAACGCGGTTGCAGCCGACCTTTTTCCCCTTCGTCGAGCCGGGGGCGGAGTTCGCGGTGTGGTGGACGAACCCGCGCACGGGCCGCGGGGAGTGGCTCGAGCTGGGCGGCTGCGGCATGGTGCACCCGAACGTCTTTAAAGCGGTCGGTTACGAGAACGTCACGGGTTTTGCCTTCGGCTTTGGGCTCGAGCGCCTGGCGATGGTCTCGTACGGCGTGCCGGACGTGCGCTACTTTTTTAACGGTGACCTGCGGGTGCTGCGCCAGTTCCGGGGGCCGCTATGA
- a CDS encoding pyridoxal-phosphate-dependent aminotransferase family protein, whose product MLHPRAAAALSWPMVGHMDPEMFAFNDRVARDLRTLYGAADEDFTALLSGTGSLGMESGLANLLEPGDRALVLSNGVFGERMGEMAARLGAEVSVLRAPLGEPIDPEAVRRAARAQPPKLIAVVHGETSTGVLNPVPEIAAVAREVGALLSVDAVTTVGMLPFKFAEWGVDYAYTGSQKCLSAPPGLAPVAYSARALQVVAARRTPVSTWYSDVSGMQGYWCADGGARRYHHTVPVQLHWATGEAIRAALEEGIAARAARAKALEDAVLAALGTVGFRAFVPARWRLPTVLAVTLPEALDDARLRAALRERFRIAVTGGLGETAGRIWRLGLMGENARPEYYARLMHALEVLLGARGLVARFEALLSVAG is encoded by the coding sequence ATGCTCCACCCGAGAGCCGCAGCCGCCCTCTCCTGGCCGATGGTCGGCCATATGGACCCGGAGATGTTCGCCTTTAACGACCGCGTAGCCCGCGACCTGCGCACGCTCTACGGGGCCGCCGACGAGGATTTTACGGCGCTCTTGTCGGGTACCGGGTCGCTCGGGATGGAGTCGGGCCTCGCCAACTTGCTCGAGCCCGGCGACCGCGCGTTGGTGCTCTCAAACGGCGTCTTCGGCGAGCGGATGGGGGAGATGGCGGCGCGCCTAGGCGCCGAGGTGTCGGTGCTGCGCGCGCCGCTCGGCGAACCCATCGACCCCGAGGCGGTGCGCCGAGCGGCTAGAGCGCAGCCTCCCAAACTCATCGCCGTGGTACACGGCGAGACCAGCACGGGGGTGTTAAACCCGGTGCCGGAGATCGCCGCGGTCGCCCGCGAGGTCGGTGCGCTGCTGTCCGTTGACGCCGTGACAACGGTCGGTATGCTGCCCTTTAAGTTCGCCGAGTGGGGGGTTGACTACGCCTACACGGGGTCGCAAAAGTGCCTCTCGGCGCCCCCCGGGTTGGCGCCGGTCGCCTACAGCGCGCGCGCTTTGCAGGTCGTGGCGGCCCGCCGAACGCCGGTGAGCACCTGGTACAGCGACGTTTCGGGGATGCAGGGGTACTGGTGCGCGGACGGGGGGGCGCGGCGCTACCACCACACCGTGCCGGTGCAGCTGCACTGGGCGACCGGTGAGGCGATTCGCGCCGCTTTAGAGGAGGGGATCGCCGCCCGCGCGGCGCGCGCCAAAGCGCTCGAAGACGCCGTGTTGGCGGCCCTCGGTACGGTCGGCTTCCGCGCCTTCGTCCCCGCGCGCTGGCGCTTGCCGACGGTGCTCGCCGTCACCCTCCCCGAGGCCCTCGACGACGCGCGTCTGCGCGCGGCGCTGCGCGAGCGCTTCCGCATCGCCGTCACCGGCGGCCTGGGCGAGACGGCCGGGAGGATCTGGCGCCTAGGTCTCATGGGTGAAAACGCCCGCCCCGAGTACTACGCGCGCCTCATGCACGCTTTAGAGGTGCTCTTGGGGGCTCGAGGGTTGGTCGCGCGCTTCGAGGCGCTCCTGAGCGTCGCCGGGTAG
- the pheT gene encoding phenylalanine--tRNA ligase subunit beta codes for MNVPWSWLLTFFEDGPTNHLLAALTERVQRGAPEGALSGAELEAAQLEKLTELLDSLGLSVERVVERPAAPAGVVVAEVRAVAPVAASDHLLVAEVWDGHETRQVVTGAPNTAVGLRTALAKPGATLPAVGLAVAVREVAGVRSEGVLCSPRELGLYDHAGGLIAFGEDAPVGAALAALWPQETVIELELTPNRADAFSLLGVARDLAAKLGVPYRHPADGLPLGDPASEDGLSVRVDDPAACPRFVLRRVDGVSVGPSPLWLQRRLAALGLRPRNNLVDVTNYVTFELGQPSHAYDVADLTGGAVVVRRAAAGERLLALTEEELALSPENLLITTPRAPSAEGATQPIGLAGVIGGAHHSVKPTTTAVALEVAHFDPVTIRKSAKRLGLVTDARTRFERGVDPNLPPVAAARAAQLMAEVGGGRVHPGRTEFGGDAPPKRVAFRPARVPFLTALEVPEEVQRRFLAGLGCRVTERGERWEVLVPSWRFDLAIEDDLVEEVARLYGYEHIPQTVPVMDFIPAGADTTHRGLRTLLASMGFQEVMTYSFTGALELERARAPAARVRLAHPPSSERSVLRTALYPGLLAAARGSRGERLALFEVGRVFVEDELERLALLLRGPWAELPWSPAALAGDFYTFKGLLEGLAETLGATLRLEPAPHPALHPGVSASAFWNGREVGFVGQLHPEVAAQFALEATFVAELTLPLEGREAPFRDFSRQPFAERDLAIIAPAEVTYAQLAALAREAAGAWLESVAPFDVYAGPPIPEGERSVALRLRFRHPERALEGDEVDSYMARLIDALAREGYSIRDR; via the coding sequence ATGAACGTACCCTGGAGCTGGCTGCTCACCTTTTTCGAGGACGGGCCGACGAACCACCTTTTGGCGGCGCTCACGGAGCGCGTGCAGCGAGGCGCTCCGGAGGGGGCGTTAAGCGGCGCCGAGCTGGAGGCCGCGCAGCTCGAGAAGCTCACCGAGCTGCTCGACAGCTTGGGCCTCAGCGTCGAGCGCGTCGTCGAGCGCCCCGCCGCCCCGGCAGGGGTGGTGGTGGCCGAGGTGCGCGCCGTGGCGCCCGTTGCGGCTTCCGATCACCTGCTTGTGGCCGAGGTCTGGGACGGCCACGAAACGCGCCAGGTGGTGACGGGGGCGCCGAACACGGCGGTGGGGTTGCGCACGGCGCTCGCCAAACCCGGCGCGACGCTCCCCGCCGTGGGGCTTGCGGTCGCGGTGCGCGAGGTGGCCGGCGTGCGGAGCGAAGGGGTCCTCTGCAGTCCGCGCGAGCTCGGGCTGTACGACCACGCGGGGGGTCTTATCGCGTTCGGCGAGGACGCCCCCGTAGGCGCGGCGTTAGCGGCGCTCTGGCCGCAAGAGACGGTGATCGAGCTCGAGCTGACCCCCAACCGCGCGGACGCTTTTTCGCTCCTCGGCGTGGCGCGCGACCTCGCCGCGAAGCTCGGCGTCCCCTACCGCCACCCCGCCGACGGTCTGCCGCTCGGCGACCCGGCCTCTGAAGACGGCCTCAGCGTGCGGGTCGACGACCCGGCCGCCTGCCCCCGCTTCGTGTTGCGGCGCGTCGACGGGGTGTCGGTGGGGCCGAGCCCGCTCTGGTTGCAGCGCCGCTTGGCGGCCTTGGGGCTGCGCCCGCGCAACAACCTGGTCGACGTCACCAACTACGTGACCTTCGAACTCGGTCAGCCCTCGCACGCCTACGACGTCGCCGACCTGACGGGGGGCGCCGTCGTGGTGCGGCGCGCGGCGGCGGGGGAGAGGCTGCTGGCCCTCACCGAAGAGGAGCTGGCGCTCTCGCCGGAGAACCTGCTGATCACGACGCCGCGCGCGCCGTCGGCGGAGGGAGCGACGCAGCCCATCGGCCTAGCCGGGGTGATCGGCGGGGCCCACCACTCGGTCAAACCGACGACCACCGCGGTCGCCCTCGAGGTCGCCCACTTCGACCCCGTGACGATCCGCAAGAGCGCCAAGCGGCTCGGGCTCGTCACGGACGCGCGCACCCGCTTCGAGCGCGGTGTCGACCCCAACCTGCCGCCCGTAGCCGCCGCGCGCGCCGCGCAGCTCATGGCCGAGGTCGGGGGCGGGAGGGTTCACCCGGGGCGCACCGAGTTTGGCGGCGACGCCCCCCCCAAACGGGTCGCCTTTCGCCCCGCGCGCGTACCCTTTTTGACCGCCCTCGAAGTTCCCGAGGAGGTGCAGCGGCGGTTTTTGGCGGGGCTCGGCTGCCGCGTCACCGAGAGGGGGGAGCGCTGGGAGGTGCTGGTGCCGAGCTGGCGCTTCGACCTCGCGATCGAAGACGACCTCGTCGAGGAGGTCGCGCGCCTCTACGGCTACGAGCACATCCCGCAGACGGTGCCGGTGATGGACTTTATCCCCGCGGGGGCCGACACCACGCACCGGGGGTTGCGTACGCTGCTGGCGAGCATGGGGTTTCAGGAGGTGATGACCTACAGCTTTACCGGCGCGCTCGAGCTCGAGCGGGCGCGGGCGCCGGCGGCGCGCGTGCGCCTCGCCCATCCGCCGAGCTCGGAGCGGAGCGTGCTGCGCACCGCCCTCTACCCGGGGCTCTTGGCGGCGGCGCGGGGGAGCCGCGGGGAGCGCCTCGCGCTCTTCGAGGTCGGGCGGGTGTTCGTAGAGGACGAGCTCGAGCGCCTCGCGCTGCTGTTACGCGGCCCCTGGGCGGAGCTGCCCTGGTCGCCAGCCGCGCTCGCCGGTGACTTCTACACCTTCAAGGGGCTTTTGGAGGGCCTCGCCGAGACGCTCGGGGCGACCCTGCGTTTAGAACCCGCCCCACACCCCGCGCTGCACCCGGGCGTGAGCGCGAGCGCCTTCTGGAACGGCCGCGAGGTCGGCTTCGTGGGGCAGCTCCACCCCGAGGTCGCCGCGCAGTTCGCGTTGGAGGCGACCTTCGTGGCGGAGTTGACGCTCCCCCTAGAGGGCCGAGAGGCGCCGTTTCGCGACTTTTCCCGTCAACCGTTCGCTGAGCGCGACCTCGCCATCATCGCCCCCGCCGAGGTGACGTACGCGCAGCTCGCGGCGCTCGCGCGCGAGGCGGCGGGCGCGTGG
- the rimP gene encoding ribosome maturation factor RimP, whose amino-acid sequence MDLQRAAEQLLEPLGYEVLELVVSGRGGKRNVLLRIDRRDRGVVTMEDVERATQVFSLELDRLDPFEGAYRLEVESPGPERPLRTAEHFRRFSGLLAKVRAHGETFTGRVVEVSDAQVTFDVHGQPRTLALEDIQARLAEWPDTPR is encoded by the coding sequence GTGGACTTACAAAGAGCTGCCGAACAGCTGCTGGAGCCGCTCGGCTACGAGGTCCTAGAGCTCGTGGTGAGCGGCAGAGGAGGCAAACGCAACGTGCTCTTGCGCATCGACCGCCGCGACCGCGGCGTCGTCACCATGGAGGACGTCGAACGGGCGACGCAGGTTTTTAGCCTAGAGCTCGACCGCTTAGACCCCTTCGAGGGGGCGTACCGGCTCGAGGTCGAATCCCCCGGCCCCGAGCGCCCCTTAAGGACCGCCGAACACTTTCGGCGCTTTTCGGGGCTGCTCGCCAAGGTGCGCGCGCACGGCGAAACGTTTACCGGCCGGGTCGTCGAGGTCAGCGACGCGCAGGTCACCTTCGACGTCCACGGACAGCCGCGCACGCTCGCGCTAGAGGACATACAGGCGAGGCTGGCCGAGTGGCCCGACACGCCGCGCTAA
- the nusA gene encoding transcription termination factor NusA, giving the protein MNKDFIDALNQLAHERNLDKEQLLASFEEALEQAYERNVEPGKQIEVHVDPESGEIDVLVVKRVVETVEDPGLEMSLEEARELDPTVEVGMEMELPVDPERFTRIAVQTTKQVITQKIREAERALVFNEYKDRAGDVITAVVSRTDNKRNVFVDLGRGEAIMPPKEQIPGERYMVGMRLKVFVMKVELGNRGPSILVSRAAPELLEYLMRQEIPEIADDTVEIKAVAREAGQRSKVAVVSRNPNVDPIGACIGHRGARIQAVTGELQRERVDIILWDPSPREFIRNALSPAKVGTIEVNSETGEAKVTVSNDQLSLAIGKGGQNVRLAAKLTGFKIDLVASEHISDLDAALQAAASRVHDAPIATDDAKRAAFDALFSAAPSAAEEGDAAERVGDEA; this is encoded by the coding sequence ATGAACAAAGACTTTATCGACGCGCTCAACCAACTCGCTCACGAGCGCAACCTGGATAAAGAACAGCTTTTGGCGAGCTTTGAAGAGGCGCTCGAGCAGGCCTACGAGCGCAACGTCGAACCCGGCAAGCAGATCGAGGTGCACGTCGACCCCGAATCGGGGGAGATCGACGTGCTGGTCGTTAAACGGGTGGTCGAGACCGTCGAGGACCCCGGGCTCGAGATGAGCCTCGAAGAGGCGCGCGAGCTCGACCCGACCGTCGAAGTCGGTATGGAGATGGAGCTCCCGGTCGACCCCGAGCGCTTTACCCGCATCGCCGTGCAGACCACCAAACAGGTCATTACGCAAAAGATCCGCGAAGCCGAGCGCGCGCTCGTCTTTAACGAGTATAAAGACCGCGCGGGCGACGTGATCACCGCCGTGGTGTCGCGCACCGACAACAAGCGCAACGTCTTCGTCGACCTCGGGCGCGGCGAGGCGATCATGCCGCCCAAGGAGCAGATCCCGGGCGAGCGCTACATGGTCGGGATGCGGCTCAAGGTGTTTGTCATGAAAGTCGAACTCGGCAACCGCGGCCCGAGCATCCTCGTGTCGCGCGCGGCGCCCGAACTCTTGGAGTACCTCATGCGCCAAGAGATCCCCGAGATCGCCGACGACACCGTTGAGATCAAAGCGGTTGCGCGCGAAGCCGGGCAGCGCTCGAAAGTAGCCGTGGTGAGCCGTAACCCCAACGTCGACCCCATCGGTGCCTGCATCGGGCACCGCGGCGCGCGCATCCAAGCGGTCACCGGCGAGCTGCAGCGCGAGCGCGTCGACATCATCTTGTGGGACCCGAGCCCGCGCGAATTCATCCGCAACGCCCTCTCCCCCGCCAAGGTCGGCACCATCGAGGTCAACAGCGAAACGGGTGAAGCCAAGGTGACCGTCAGCAACGACCAGCTCTCGCTAGCGATCGGCAAGGGGGGGCAAAACGTGCGGCTCGCGGCCAAACTGACGGGTTTTAAAATCGACCTCGTGGCCTCGGAGCACATCTCAGACCTCGACGCCGCCCTGCAGGCCGCCGCGTCGCGCGTCCACGACGCCCCCATCGCCACCGACGACGCCAAACGCGCTGCCTTTGACGCGCTCTTTAGCGCCGCCCCGAGCGCCGCGGAAGAAGGCGACGCGGCCGAGCGCGTCGGCGACGAAGCGTAG